The DNA window ataaattaataacatcaGTAGCAAACCACTCTTTACCAACAGAACAACCCATTTGTATTATAGGTAAACacaaaataattatctaattcTTGCTACAATCACAGAGATTATTGTGAGCTTATCAAATCAGACATGGATCAAACAGAATGGCCTTGGGATTGGTGTCTTTGTCCCCACTGACTAGAAGGTCCCTGTGCAGAATTACCTTGTTGCATCCATGAAAGAAAGTTGGGTGGTGCAGGGGGAGCGGAAGAAGCTGGGCCTGCAAAAGCTCCTTGTTCAGAGCCTCCTGACGGTATATTGTTGATTAGACCCCAACCGGCTTGATTCAAAGCTGCTGCCACAAGTGCCTGATTTACTGGTAAGCCTCCCATGCCCAGTGGCATACTGCCACCTTGCCCCTGGCCACCTCCTCCAGCCACAGCAGTTTGGCCGTGCTGTCCAGATAAACCTAAAGCTTGCATATTTACCATATCCATGTTACGGTTACTCCATGAGTTGTTATTTGAAGCATTGTGTGGATGGCCCTCATCATAGTTTCTACTAGGTAAATTGCGTTGATTAGAGccacttttgttttgttttggtgATGCATTTGACACATTTACCGAAACTCCTTTTATGATATGATCTTGACCACATAAGTTTTGTGCAACTTCAGGATCCAAAAATGTAATGAAACTGAATGCCCTAAAAGGCTTTGGAATAAAAACATCAGTAACTTCTCCAAATTGTGAGAAGTATTCTCTTAAATCATTGGCTGTTAAATCTTCAGTACAGCGTCCAACAAAAACTTTGCAAGGCATAGAATTGAGAGAGCCTTCTTTTGAGTTGGGTATCCGTACATCGCACCAGCGACCATCGATCATGTGTCTCTGAGCTAGCGCTCTCATTTGAGATGTATATGATGAAAATCGAATGAATGCAAAACCTTTAGACATACCAGTTTTAGGGTCACGTTTCAGTTGCGCCATCAAAACCTCGCCGAATTTCTCGAAGTGTTCTCGTACAGTTTGTTCTGTTGCTTTCCATGGCAATCCCAAAACAATTAAATCAGAGCACAGATTATCATTACGTTTACTTTTAATCGATGAAGTTTCTGAATTTTCACCTGATTTTCGTTTATTTTCTTTCGGAAAACTGCAAATATAAAGATGATTACCCCAACCTTCTGGAGGTGGGAAAAGCTTGCCATCCCTTAATCTAATACCTCTAAATGTTTTTGTCTCGGGATGACGATACTTCAGTCCACAACAGCTAGGAAATTGCGCGGATACTGTTGTTAACATCAACGTACCATCTTCTTCGATTGGAAGTTCTATGGGTTCTTCATTTTCATCTTCAGCCACGGGCAAGTACTCGAAGGACATTATTTCTTAATCATGAACAATATTAAATGATATATGATTAAAATAAACACAGATACTTTCACTTAAACTATATTTCTGTACAATttaataatcttaaatataaaatacgtcAGCTACGGGTTAGGAACCCATTGCAATTTGATGGTTGAAAACATAGGTCGTACAATAAGTTTTGATTCGTTATTTACGTTTATACATTTACGGccttaataaattaaagtatCAAACGTCATTTTGCGCACTACAATTTTAGACGACAACTTTCTAAAACTGACATTTTATATTTAGGGTTACCATACTTTATTTAGAATACTTTGGGGAGTTATATAACACAGCTGTTGAACAGTACATGAGAAGTACATGTATAGTAGCgacgggtaacattggtatatAAGCGGGGTGTGtacggtttttaaaaacattaaaattattgtaatattccTACTTATGAAAACGTTCATTTTATTAGAGTTTagtaccaaaatggtaaaaatgaaACACTTAGGTTGTGACTTTCGCCGTCCGTCTGTATGCCTGTTAGTTTCACCCCCGTATAATATAGTGATCTGTGGTAGCATCTTAGTACTTTAGTTTTCATAATTCATTTCATCTTTCATCTGTGgatctaataataatacaaaCGTATTTGATGCATTGTTTTCtttgaaaatataggtatttttgttttaaagtatCTAATAATTTTCCTTATTGTGGTGAAGCAAAATATCTAAATTTTATATGATTTGAAATTGACAAGAAGTTTTAATGTGATATTTTCTTGataaagtaattttaatataacCTTCACAATgtatgtaaaaactaaaaataattgagTATTCAGcaaaaatgtttataatttaATGTAGCTAacgttgttttaagcaattctTCCCTATGTCATATTGATATGGATGATGACTGTAAAGATTATAGAAAAAACAAGCCACAACAGAAGCTGTATAAACCTGGTAGTGGGCCCTTAAGAAGATCTAGGTATGGTCTGGATGCTAGAATGGATTCGTATGAATTAGATAACGGTTCCAGAGGAAGAGAGCATTGCCATTATGGATCTCAGCATTCAGtgaatggtgatgatgatgtcaATGCAAGTAGAGAAGCTGCAAACATTCGTCATAGAAAGCCTGAACAACAGTTGTATGTACCAAGGTCAGAATATTCAAGTTTTGATATTGACAAAGAACCAAAATCATTCAAGTGTGAAAGTTCTAGTCAGTACAGTAGTAGACGTAACATGCCCAATAAACAAGATAATGGTTCAACTGGTAGTGCAGGGTATTATTCCAGAAATACCTCTGGGAGAGACTTCCATCATAAAGAGAATCCTAGTAAAGATCATCATACTTCTAATAGACACCACAGGCAAGGATCAGAAGCCAGATCAATTTCACCATCTCACCAAAATTTGGAGAGGAATCGAGATAGTAGAAGTATGGAAACTTGGGCAGGACGCCACAAGTCTGGCTCTGGAGGCAAGCCACCTTCGGGCCGCAGAAATTCAGCTGGTTTCCCTAATGATACTCGCTCTAAGcatattattaatttagatAATATACCGCCTAGGTTTAGAAAGAAGTATAATTTAGAGCTATCAGGACATGAAAGCTTAGACAGTGTAGACCAGTTGAACAAAGACAGATATGTGCACAATGAAATGACACAGTCAGCATATAACCCAGGTCAATTTTATGGCTCTCAGAACACAAACTGGTCTCAGACTTTACCTTCAAGAGGAAGGGGCCGTTTAAGAGACCATGAAAACTTTGATAGGGATAAGTTTATAAATGCATATTTAAAGAATAATTATGAAGTACAAAATTCAAGAAGATCCACTCCAAGCAACTCCTATATGAACTTGTATGAACCAAATATTACAGAAGACAAGAGTGTTTGTGAAAAGCCAAACTCCCTCATAAGTGATTATGAAAATCAAAAGAAATTGTATGATAGTGGTGAGTAAAATGACAATGTAGGTATTGCATACATTTTCCtatttcataattttactaGGTTTTTGTTGACTATGAAACAGTTAATTGAAATATATAATCACTCCACTGCtaaattttgtttataaaatttcTATACCTATTATGGATTTCTAGTAATGAAAAACAGTATTACTACAGTAAACAGTAACAGCGTAGTAACAGCGGTTCAACTTGTGGatgatcccaaactaaccggctcgctagaaagcctggagcaccgcagagacgttagctttctatgcgtgttctatcgcctttataatgaggagtgctctgaagagctttttgacctcattccaccctcatttttctacaaccgcgccgcgcgccaccataaggaatttcacccttaccacgtgggtgtctggtgcacttcgaccgtccgctgtgccagatccttctttccacgcacatgcaaactgtggaaccaacttccatcggcggtgttctcactagattacaacatggggttattcaaggggcggaccaacagattcctaaaaggccggcaacgcatcgccggttcctctggtgctgcaaatgttcatgggcagcggtaatcacttaacatcaggtgacccgcatgctcgtttgctcgctatctctattaaaaaaaaaaaactataacttACAATAACTTCATTCTTCAACCATTATTGTAAGTTATAATTAGCTTACCAGCAACATACAAGTAGGTGACATACACAACACCTACTGTATGTTGATGGTACTGTCAGAAACCTTCCTGCAAGttccaacaacaactgtacaaagtcgACTGAACGATGCCTGAACacaggtaacaaacagacaagactgacaaattttaatttttacttaaaagATTTACCTAACCAATTTCTTATTTTAGCCTCAAAAAATGGAATCAGTAAATCAAATACAGTGCAGTATGAATTAGAGAATAGAAATGAGAGCAGTGATAATCAAAATGACAGTGAACCTGTATCACACATATCTGCAAATCTTTCTGATATGACTAACTTGGTAAGTGTTACTTACATTGCTGTGTATCCAACTACAACTTAGCCCTTGATTACAATTTTAGCTGGTGATAAGTgatcatgcagtctaagatggtagtaGCCACAAATGTTGGCATCCTTATGTGGTTGACATATATCCAATCTACTGTCGTAaaacgtttttgctcaacaTTTCTGATACTTAGGTATGGAATACCTTTCCAACGTCTATTTTCCTACTACATACATAATCAACTTAAGTACCTTCAACGCAAAAAGCATCTTCAAGGCATGCACATTCCTACTTCGGCTCAATTTACACTGAAAGGGAATGGAAGCGAATTTCTAAGCGCATTGACTTTTATCTCCACCTCGTACAACACAAACTTCTTGTCCAAATGAAAAAGTCGATGGAATGCGCGGGAATTCTTGTGACTTTTTGACTCgcggcaattttttttatcggtAGAAATTTATGTTTTACATGGTGGAGATAGAAGTCAATATGCTATGTAATATTTAAGAAATTCGCTTCCATTCCCTTTCAGTGTAAATTGAGCcttaagcgaggtttagattagcaataaaacttgcagaaatttacttccgcaagctatttctaccgtgtaaacaatcacttccgcaagttttgtaacttgctgaacttgccgcaagtcacaaatgtatgtacatgtacaatattgctcgtagtgtaaacaataggctacttgacaatttttttaagttggtcttaaatggttaatatttgtcctattatatcaaaaaaattaacactatatttttttgcgccctaaaaaccgtaaaactttaatttaaaaaaatatttttcttagacaggtgaaaacactgtcggccatgtttggccgatagattatctgtgctctgacgtcatgcatttgtaaacaacagtataaccctgtggttatactgttgtttacaaatgcatgacgtcagagcacagataatctatcggccaaacatggccgacagtgttttcacctgtctaagaaaaatatttttttaaattaaagttttacggtttttagggcgcaaaaaaatatagtgttaatttttttgatataataggacaaatattaaccatttaagaccaacttaaaaaaattgtcaagtagcctattctgcaagtacttgcggaataacttgcgAGAAGTTtttgctagtctaaacctcgctttagaCTTCTTCATTGCTTTCCTTATAGCAAGCCCatcctgaaataaaaaaagaagtgggcttacccagtggcgtgcacacggtttgaagccagggtaggcaatagttaggtaggaacctgtttactggcaggtcataatgaaaaatatgcattgagctattacaactggggtaagcagtgcatttatgcctctatgacctgcacgccactgggcttACCTTATGGTTAGGTACCTTAGGGTTATGGTAGTTATAATATCTTATTATCAGCTAAcattagctgatgcctgtgacataatccgtgtggatttaggtttcaaaaattcCCCTGGCAACTCGTTGACTGCCTGGGTTAAAAAGTAGTCCAGGTTAAACTAtctccatgcaaaaatcacgttgatctgtaGCTCGTGTTGCAGCGTGTTTGAGGGGCAATCCAAAAAATAACACACACTTTtcttttacaatatttataatagaagtaatCTAGTTCTGTGTTATTTCAAATGATTTTCGAAATTAATAcgttattaaatagaggatttGTCAAAGTTAtagaaatactagatgatgcccagatttataaaaaactgtatccggttttttaaaaatcccatgggagcttTTTgcttatccgggataaaaagtcgcctatATCTATCTttgcgatgcaagctatctttgtatgaaattttttcaaaatcgattaatcAGATGGGTCCATCCGTTTTAACCGATCTTGACgtaatttggcacagagttagtTTGCATCTcatttataaacctaaatccacattgacaaagttgcgggcatcagtcAGTAGAAAGTAGACCTTTATACAATTGGTCTTTTGTTCACTTTGTGTTCTATTTATAGGATTGGACAGAAGAggtcgaaaaaaatattaaacttgaTGAAGTTTGTGATACTTCCACTCCTTTTTCTCAAACCATAAAATCATCTCAAGTTCAAGACGTCAAAGCTGCTGTGTCTCGTGAATCGAAAAGAAGTGGTAAATCTCGTCGGAGAGATAAAAGGTTAGTGTATAGAGTTTTGTAGTAAAACACCCttagagcgattacgcactcatccgatccgagtccgtgaaaatacggatataaaaaactcggactgaatttggatattgcttacgcacttatCCAATCCAATCTCTGTttcaaatccaagctattcactggacatctttgacatatagGAGAGatatcggatgacggaagtcgaatgtagtgcgtaagctacaatacaaatagttctatgactacttcggaacatATTTTTGCGTACCTATCCTTATGGTTTCCTTCAGTCCATCTATAAGTATGGGACGTCCAAAACAATGGACAGTGAGACAGACGGGACGGGTGTAAACTATAAGCATTGCTTGTTATACAACACTAAAAATCATATTATCTTAAAGGAGCTCTAGCAGAGGTCATCAAAATTCGGAAAAGAAAGAACGCAACCGAAAGGACAGTAATGTTAGTGCCCAGCACGAGCCCGAACGTAATAGGAAGGATAGCAATGTCAGTATACAGCAGGACGCCGCAGTGTTTGCCCTCAAGCGGGAGAGAGAAAGGCGCGATAGCCACAGAAGTAATCGTTCCTCGACTATCGGAAATAGCAGAGATGATTTGGATCGATGGCGCTCGTTGCGATCTTATAGCCGAGAACAAAGTTCTGAAAGGTGAGGGAAACATCAGCATAGATTCatatagtactagctgatgcctgcgacttcgtatgggtgcatttatatatttttccgGTAAATATATATCCATGCagaaaatcaggtcaatccgttgttcggttgcggcgtgattgaaggacaaaccaaaaaaccaacaaacaaacacactttcgcatttatatctaaaaataatatgggtactgatgtacttgctatttttaattaaacttttttacaGATATGAATATATTTACTGTATAAAGGTTTAGGTAATTTTTTGGTAATTACAGAAAAGTGGCCAATATGCCTTGAATTCACAGCTACTGTTTTCGATACAGAAAAGTTTTTCAGAAACGTACAATGTAGCCAATTCTCTTGTAATCCTTTCCCTTTCATCATGCtccctgtggaaaaggatagcattagatagACCCGTCAATTTtgtttagttcagagattgtgtacaattgTGTGTTGTTCACAGGAGAATAGTATCTCAATGCAACAGTAGAGATACCTCAACTAACCGCATTGGAAGTCCAAAAGACAGCAATGGATTTAAGATGCCAATATCTTCTAGTAAAGCTGCTACTGCTACTTGGACTTCACCCGCTCAGGTAGTCaacctataataataaatataaaactacaTTATGAACCACTTCTGTCATATAAGCaaacattttgatttatttctgTTTAGAAAAGGGAAAAGTGACTGCATTAGTCAGTAGTGATCTGTCAATGCAcaactcaaattactggacagatCAAGCTGAAAagaatgtagatagctattatgacgtacacgtAGGTTGGTGGTGGTGTTTAAAAATTCTTATAGTCCTGAGTCTACACACACTGGAAATGGTCCACAAAGACAGAGAACTCATGTCCACTATCATGCGAAGGAAGATCGCTTTCTTTGGGcatttacaaagaggagcccaattttcatttccgagattagttttggaaggaaggattgagggcaaaagggctccaggtcgccaaagacgcaaatggttggacgatataagggggtggacagggcttagttacccaaagttgaaagaggcggctttaaatagagacGCTTTTCGCAatatgacctccaaacttcgttttgaagaagtcgatgatgatgatgatgagtctaCACAGTGCAtacagaaaaattaaatataattggtGGATGTAACAATTCCATGTTGTGTTCAGTAGAACTTTAGGTATTTTTTGTATCTTACCTATTCCGATCTCTGATTATAGAAGAAAGGGGACGCGAGGTGGAACGGAGGTCGTACATCCAGTATAGAGAGGAGGCACTCGCCGACGCCGAGTGCCGTGAGCGGGGAGGCGGGCGAGAGCGCGGGTGGtgcgggcggcggcggctcgCGGCGCTCGCGCAAGAGCAAGGGGCGTCGCCGCCGCAACGCGGAGAACGTGCAGCCCGCGCCGCACCCGCCCGGCGCCACGCCCGCGCCCACCAACCTCAACTGGCGCGAGGAAATCCTCGAGTCCAAGAAGCATCATCACGGTGATCGGTAAGCTACAATCTGGAAAAGTTAACTTGAGACTACGTTCCGCCAATATAAAGCCTTGGAACGTGCATTATCGTTGGTAATTTTTATACTCGCCTGTCCTTCGTAATggttaaaataattttgattctAGGCAACAAGATAACACACATCACAGGAATAGACTAAACAGTGTTCTGTCGGAAAAATCGGTGACAGAGTCTTGTTCGCAACCTGGATTGATAATTTTACCGCAAAGCTCAATATCTCATCTACATAAGGACCACGGGTATGTAGTCGATGTCGATATTTTAGGCACTTGATATAGCAAGCGCAGACGGGGCGGTGTGAAATCAATATGTATGGCGCTCTGTGAAGGAACAAAACGGGCGCGCGACGGGCGCTTGTTGAATTTCACACAGCGCTCCGTGCTCCTTGGGCACTTGCTATATCCAAATCACTTAgactattcattttattttaatattattattctcttactagatgatgcccgcgactacgttcgcgtcgataggttttaaaatttcccgcgagaactctgattttccgggataaaagtagtctatgtccgtctccaggatgcgaGTTATCTCAGTACCAAAGAGATCATGCTTGCAACAGAGTCcttgtggatttaagttttttaaaaatccagtgggaaaattttccgggaccaaaagtagcctatattatgtccttccccgggatgtaagttatctctgtaccaaatttcgtcaaattggTTAAAGGGGTGGGCCgcggccgtgaaaagatagaaataagacacacactttcgcatttacttaAGAAAATATCTGAGTATATTTTCATCTTTTACCTCTTTTCAGATGCGTAGCAAATGCGGAAATACAAAAAACTTTATTTGATCATCAGAATCCGTCGAAACCGATAATAGTACAAACTAACCCAACAAAACAAGACATGAGAATGGAACGAGGTTAGTACGATTTTCTACGATAtcgatataaattaaaaatgacatattttatttatataatccggtatttgacacctagtcaaatcagtatctttttattaAAGGACAAAACAAGCGCGTACTATGCgcgcttctatgaaatactggcatctgacgtcacaatgatttgacgtgctttttctagtttaatcgataatttcaaatggttattacattattattaggaatttattttg is part of the Maniola hyperantus chromosome 3, iAphHyp1.2, whole genome shotgun sequence genome and encodes:
- the LOC117996527 gene encoding TAR DNA-binding protein 43-like, with protein sequence MSFEYLPVAEDENEEPIELPIEEDGTLMLTTVSAQFPSCCGLKYRHPETKTFRGIRLRDGKLFPPPEGWGNHLYICSFPKENKRKSGENSETSSIKSKRNDNLCSDLIVLGLPWKATEQTVREHFEKFGEVLMAQLKRDPKTGMSKGFAFIRFSSYTSQMRALAQRHMIDGRWCDVRIPNSKEGSLNSMPCKVFVGRCTEDLTANDLREYFSQFGEVTDVFIPKPFRAFSFITFLDPEVAQNLCGQDHIIKGVSVNVSNASPKQNKSGSNQRNLPSRNYDEGHPHNASNNNSWSNRNMDMVNMQALGLSGQHGQTAVAGGGGQGQGGSMPLGMGGLPVNQALVAAALNQAGWGLINNIPSGGSEQGAFAGPASSAPPAPPNFLSWMQQGNSAQGPSSQWGQRHQSQGHSV